ACCTTCCTAAAACAGAAAAGCGGAGCAGGGTTTAAACCTTGCTCCGCTTATAGCTCAACAACGGTGGGTTTCATACCCACCTCCACCGCCCCCCAACGGCCATTCCGTCACCCCGACGGGCATAAAGCCCGCCGCTATCAAAGGGTTCCGTCCCGAATGGTTTTAAACCATTCGGGACGTTACACCCCAAAAGCCCTGAATTTTATATTCAGGGCAACATTGGGTTTTGTACCCACCTTAAATAATTATTTAGCACATCTTCCCTAACCCCGTTCACCCTATCCATCACATAATGCTCGCGTACGGTTTCGTGCAGGGCTTCGCCCAACTCTTGGCGCAACGTGGGCGTTTGTATCAACTTCTTAATGTACTTGTACCAATCGGTTTTATTATTCTCAACAAACAGCAAGTTCTTATAATGCTCGCCCAGCAACGTGTACGGATACACCTTTGATACCACACAAGGCTTCTTAAACCAGCCTGCCTCCAGCAATTTCAACGGGCTTTTACAGCGATTAAACGACGTATCGGCCAACGGCACAATACACACATCCAGTTTATTGTATAACGTGGCATAATGCCGTATATCAAGCCCATGCACCCGTTGGTAATTAGGCCTTGCCCGGCCTGCCGTAAAAATTTGCTCGTAATACCCCCACACATCAAAATTTTGGGGACTATACCCGCACAAATTCACCCCGAAATGAGGCTGCAACGGCGCATCTTCATACAGCTTCTCAAACCCACGCTGCAACAACGGTATATCATCCGTATGGCACAAACCGCCCACCCAACCCACACGCACCACATCGCTGTACAAAGGTTGCGGCACAAATTGCGGCTGCTCAGGGTCGATAGCATTAGGGGCAACCGCCACATTCTTATTCAGCTTGCGCACTTGGGCGGCCAAATGCGGTGTAGTCGTAATCACCGCAGTTGCATTTTTAAGCGCCAACTCAATACGGTCGGCCATTCGGTGTTGCCGCCATTGGTCGTACAACAAATGCGAGGTTGGCAACCGCCAATAGTCGTCTACATCCACCACAAACGGAATACCCGCCTTTTTAAGTGCATTCAGCACCAACTCATCGCGGCCAAAATTGCTTAACACACGACTAAACACTACCACATCAAAATTTTCAAGACGGGTATTCTCAGGGTCAATTTCATTAATCTGATGCAATTCGATAGGGCTGCGCTGACTAAGATGGATAAAGGGTATCAGCAGGCGGTGGTATTCAACACCGCCCACATTAAAAGGGTCGCTCTTACTCCTGTAATTTACCACCAGCAACACCTTAGTCTTGGTCGGCATACGCACGCACCTCCTTCACGTATTTCCTAAACATGTATATCACCGATTTTAAAGGGATACCCGTCCTACGGCTCGCCTCTCTAAACGATTTACATTCCGAAACCTCTACACACAAACGCGCAGGGTAAAAATGGGGCGGCTCTTTACGACTATCATCTGCAATCTTCTTCAAAGCCCTCAACTCCCTACGGTTAATACCCTCGTGGTCAATAATCTCCTCCGCCACATCATACGTCTCATCATCCCACGGCGAAAAAGGCTGTGTATATTTCTTGTTAAACAAACTGTACTTATCGTTCTTTTGCCAAATAATCATGCGGGCCACATACAATTTCAAATAACCCTTCGCATGTATTTCAAGCACCTTTTCAGGTTTATCGTATAACTGGCATATTACTTCGTGCAATAAATCTTCATTATCCTGTTTTCCAACCGTTCCGCTAAGCAATTTCAATTGCGGGTCATTATATATCTCTTCAATTATTTTATTTAATTCCATAACCTTTTGTTCTTATTTTGCTTCGTTCATCCGTTTTATGCGCATACCTTTACCTGTCAGTAGTTTTCACCGCTGTTTTGTAGGTTTACAGTTATGGTATCCTGTTATTTTTTTTGAAGGGCCTTTTACGATAGGGCGGCACCCTTCCACTCCGAAAAATTCTTTTCCAATGTATTTTTTAGGCAGAGGTTATATCCTCCAAATCATTTTTTGCAATTAATAGGGCTGCGCTTCAACTCTTGTCTGCATTTGGCGCAGGCATCGATAAAATATCCTTAGGCAATGGTAAACTATCGGTAGTTAATCCCGCCACTTGATTATATAGTAGCGTGAGCGCCATCCGCCACTCGGTATCCGTTCCTGCAAGGCCGTACCGTTCGTACGTTTCAATGTAGCTGGGTTGGTGCAGCAAACTCACCGTAAACGTCCCTTTCGTCCACTTGCCCTCAATCTCAGCCAGTTGATTACCCTCAATGCGGGCTATACAAAAATTTTTTCCGTGGCGCACCGGCCCGTTCGTTAATTTTTTAATTAATACGTTCATTTTTAAGCTATAAATAATTGTAAATAGTAAGAGGTGTGCCTTGAAGGCTTGCAATTAGAAATCCAAAAGGAAGGGAGAAGAAATCAATAGTTTTGTTTAATAGCGGTTTAAAAAAGCATCCTGCAAACGTTTGCAAGTATCATGGCTACCGTAAGCACAAGAATCAATACTTCAATGTCGTTCACCTGCTTTGCTCCGCGGGGTTTAAATAGCTGCTTCATGCTGATAGGGTTTGGGGCTGGTGTGTATTGTTGGCTGAAGCTGCTCTTTGTACTCTTCCCAAGCCTTATCAACCAAACGGCCCAGTTTTTCTTTAATCGCCACCAGGGCATCGTGCGTGGGGTGCAGTTCCCACATCATCTCGTACAATTCGTCGTTAATCACCTTAAGTTGCATCGTTACTTCCTTGTTTATTAATAATTCTGTTTCAATCGACATGACAAAAGTATATGTTTTTGTTTACTAATAGAAACATTTTTGAATATGTTTTAAAGAAAAAATGCTACTGATTGATTATCAGTAGAAAAAATTTTGAAACCTCATAAATATGCATTTAACGTTTGATTTATAGCGATTTGAGCAATGAAAAAGAGCCATATTTTTGTCACAAACCACCTAAGCACTACGCAACCAATATGTAAACAAAATCATTTCTATAAAGACTGATAGCTTACCGAATCTTTATTCGGTTATTTACCCGCCCGAGTGCTTGCAAGAACTTTGCACCAGCAAAATTTAATAGTACTCAAACAATGAAATACAAGACTTTATCATTGGATAGAACCGACGTTGCCCCTTTTGTACTTTGGGCAATAGTGGCATTCTTAACATGGCTGTTTATGCACAGCGCCGATCATTACCTTACCCTTACACCCGAAGCATTGGGCAAATACTTTAGCCTGCGTTGGGTATTAATCTCCCACATTACCGCCGGTGGTGGTGCGTTATTATTAGGACTTATACAGTTTTGGCCCAAACTGCGGAACTTTAGCTACAAAGTGCACCGCATTATCGGCATACTGTATTTGCTGGCTATTTTAGTAAGCAGTATTTGCGCGGTAATACTGGCCTTTACCACAGCATACAAAGTAAACTGGGCGTATGCGTTTTCGGTACAAGTATGGGCATTCGTATGGATTAGCTCCACAGCCATTGCTTACTATACCGCCATTAAAAAGAAATTTACCCAGCACCGCCAATGGATGACAAGAAGTTACTTGGTAACTCTTGCTTTTATTATATCAGGCTTATCGCTACAAACCCCTTATGTAAAGAGCCTGGGCAGTTTTGAAGATATATCACCCTCTTTATTTTGGATGGGTTGGGCAGTACCCTTGTACATGTACGAGATACTTTTAAGCCGCAAAGCAAAAGTATAAAAAGTATGGATTGGCCGAAGGTTAAACAGCCTCGGCCAATTTATCCATTAATTCATGTTTATAGGTATTACCCCAATCGTCCAACTGTTTCACAATGGGCAAAAAACTCCTGCCCAGCTCAGTAAGGCGGTACTCGCTACACAGCGGAAACCCCTCAGTAGTCTCTTTAACCACCACGCCAATCCCCAGTAATTCACTCAGTTGCATATCCAGCACCCGTGGCGTAGCCTCAGGTATGTAGCGGTGTATTTCGCTCGGCCTTGTGCAGCCCTTGTCTATCGCATCAATAATACAGGGTTTCCATTTAGCACCAAACACCCGCATGGCCACAGTAATGCCACAACTAAAATCTTCCTTAATTTTTCGTTCGTACATACCTCACAAAATTACGAGTTCCCAAAGTCAAAAATCAGGCCGCCAATACCGAATAATTATTCGGTACACCGATTATAAACCCTACCCCTGTTTTCCGTGCCTGCGGAAAGCCGCAATAAACTGACTACTCTATAGCACAAGCCGCTATCCACCAACAACTATCAACCACCAACATCCCCGACATCCGACATCTGACATCAGACATCCATCCCCACCAACAACCACCAACTATCAACCACCACCACACCCCTGACATCCAACATCTGCCATCTGACATCCATCCCCACCAACAACCATCAACCATCAACAACCATCAACCATCAACTACCAACCAACAACACCCCCGACATCAAAAATTTCCTCCCCCACATTGCACACTTTGCACCCCCTCCAATTACAGGGCAAATGCAAAAACAACTCCCTGTTTACAAATTAAAAATTACCGATGAAGACCCTGTATCAGGGGTTGATTACGTAGCATTGGTAGATGTGCCCGCCACCGAATTTAATTGGGTGGCATTTAACCGCCAAAAACCCATGCAGTTTAAGGTGCAGCACGCCGAGCAACGCATTATCTGCGGTGCGCTGATGGTAGCCAACCTGCCCATTTACCGCAAAGAGGGCGACCGCGAGTACTACGTGGTATTTGATGAGCCTACCATTAAAAGTGTTTGTTATAAATACTTCCGCAACCGTTACACCGCCAATGTAAATGTAATGCACAACCCGCAGCAAAAAGTGGGCGGCGTGTACATGGTGCAAAGCTATTTGATTGACAAACAAAACGGCGTAAATGCCCCTGCTTACTACCCCGAATTGCCTGACGGCAGCTGGTTTGGATGTTTTAAGGTGGATAACCCGCAAGTGTGGGACAACTACATAAAAACAGGCAAACTGCAAGGGTTTAGCGTGGAAGGGATGTTTGGCCAAATGCACGTAACCGATGCATCGGAAATTATTATCCAACAATTAATTGAGATTATCAAAAATGAAAATGACTAAAGAAAAAATCCTGAAGGCCATTGGTACCGATGCCTGGGATAAAATTAAAAAACTGGCCTTTGGCGAACAGCCCGCAGGCGAAGTAACCGAAACAATGCTGACCGACGGCACTGAAATTATGTACGAAGGCGCGCTGGCAGTAGGCACATTGGTGATGGTAATTACCCCCGAAGGTGAAATGCCCATTGCCGACGGTAAGTACGAATTGGAAGACGGTACCCGCTTCACCACCAAAAAAGGAGCGGTAGCAACCTTAGCCGCAGGCGGCGGAAAAGGCGTGAAAACAGGCTCGAAACCACAAACGGGCGCAATAAACCAAGCATCAGACCTGAAAGAGAAAATAGAAATGATGTACCGACAGCACGAAGAAAACGCGGTGGAGTTGGCCGCTATAAAAAAGCAATTCAGTACTATGCAGGCCGATAACAAAGCCTTGCGCCAAAACCTGAGCAAAATTAGCCGCGTACTGGAAATACTGGTAGAAAACACCCCCGACGAGCCTATCCGCAACCGCCAGTTTGCCCATAACACCAATAACCCCACCAAAGCCGAGCGCATCGCCGCATTACTGAAAAGCTAATTCATTGCTTTTGGGAATTGGCCTTTAACCCTTAGCAATGACACTATGCTTTCATCTGCTAAAAGCCAAAGGCTAACGGCTAATAGCGATTAAAAATACTATCAACTCAAAACGATACAACACAACAATGAAACACAACTCAATTCCCCGATTGCTTAAGCATTCGTTTGCATACAGCATCAGCTCGCTGGATAACTATACCGAGCAAAACGTAGTACCCTTGGTAACCAAATCACTGTTTGGCAGCCGCACCGCCGAATTGTTCCCCGTACAAACAGGTATCAAATCAGCCGAGGTCATCAACATCATGGACGACCAAGTGTATTTTCAAAGCGGCACAGGATGCGGCTTCACCGCCAGCGGCGATACCACCTTCACCCAACGCACCATCACTGTAGGTAAAATCAAAGTGAATAAAAAATGGTGTCCCGATGAATTGGAAAGCAAATGGACACAATTTTTGCTAAACGCAGGCAGCTACTACGAAACCCTTGTGCCCGAAGAAGCCCTTGCCGATTTTATGACCGCTATTATTGCGCAGGAAATGGAAAAAGCTTACTGGCGCGGTGATACCACCAGCGGCAACCCAAACCTGAACAAATTTGATGGTTTTGTAAAAATTATCGACGCTGCCGGAACTGCCGTAGCAGGTAACACAAGCGCGCAAACTTCTATCACAGTGGCTAACGCCGTGGCAATACACAACAATATCCTTACTGCATTGCCC
Above is a window of Bacteroidota bacterium DNA encoding:
- a CDS encoding glycosyltransferase family 4 protein, which codes for MPTKTKVLLVVNYRSKSDPFNVGGVEYHRLLIPFIHLSQRSPIELHQINEIDPENTRLENFDVVVFSRVLSNFGRDELVLNALKKAGIPFVVDVDDYWRLPTSHLLYDQWRQHRMADRIELALKNATAVITTTPHLAAQVRKLNKNVAVAPNAIDPEQPQFVPQPLYSDVVRVGWVGGLCHTDDIPLLQRGFEKLYEDAPLQPHFGVNLCGYSPQNFDVWGYYEQIFTAGRARPNYQRVHGLDIRHYATLYNKLDVCIVPLADTSFNRCKSPLKLLEAGWFKKPCVVSKVYPYTLLGEHYKNLLFVENNKTDWYKYIKKLIQTPTLRQELGEALHETVREHYVMDRVNGVREDVLNNYLRWVQNPMLP
- a CDS encoding DUF2306 domain-containing protein, encoding MKYKTLSLDRTDVAPFVLWAIVAFLTWLFMHSADHYLTLTPEALGKYFSLRWVLISHITAGGGALLLGLIQFWPKLRNFSYKVHRIIGILYLLAILVSSICAVILAFTTAYKVNWAYAFSVQVWAFVWISSTAIAYYTAIKKKFTQHRQWMTRSYLVTLAFIISGLSLQTPYVKSLGSFEDISPSLFWMGWAVPLYMYEILLSRKAKV
- a CDS encoding helix-turn-helix transcriptional regulator; protein product: MYERKIKEDFSCGITVAMRVFGAKWKPCIIDAIDKGCTRPSEIHRYIPEATPRVLDMQLSELLGIGVVVKETTEGFPLCSEYRLTELGRSFLPIVKQLDDWGNTYKHELMDKLAEAV